The Streptomyces sp. SS1-1 genome has a segment encoding these proteins:
- a CDS encoding HNH endonuclease family protein: protein MRRLRGGAAAAAAVLGTALLLGGCENVELPAPEGTSGAGPAAGSGRAASPLDNPDGTKPGLAPLTSDADRAEGRALIEKVATKGRGPKTGYERDAFGYAWMDSAPGGVPFSRNGCDTRNDLLKRDGQDVRFRSGSNCVVASMTLDDPYTGRTIEWTKSRATTVQIDHVMPLSYDWQMGASRWPKGKRQDIANDPLNLLPVDGPTNSSKGDSGPATWLPPSKAIRCSYAVRFAQVSLKYELPVTKADKEMMLRQCGG from the coding sequence GTGAGGCGTCTGAGGGGTGGGGCGGCGGCCGCCGCGGCGGTGCTCGGCACGGCACTGCTGCTGGGAGGCTGCGAGAACGTCGAGCTGCCCGCACCGGAGGGGACGTCCGGCGCCGGTCCGGCCGCCGGCTCCGGACGCGCGGCCAGCCCGCTGGACAACCCGGACGGCACCAAGCCGGGCCTCGCCCCCCTCACCTCGGACGCCGACCGGGCCGAGGGACGCGCCCTCATCGAGAAGGTCGCCACGAAGGGCCGCGGCCCGAAGACCGGCTACGAACGGGACGCGTTCGGCTACGCCTGGATGGACTCGGCACCCGGCGGCGTCCCTTTCTCGCGCAACGGCTGTGACACCCGAAACGACCTGCTCAAACGCGACGGCCAGGACGTCCGCTTCCGCTCCGGCTCGAACTGCGTGGTGGCGTCGATGACGCTGGACGACCCGTACACGGGACGGACCATCGAGTGGACGAAGTCCCGCGCCACCACCGTGCAGATCGACCACGTCATGCCGCTGTCCTACGACTGGCAGATGGGCGCCTCGCGCTGGCCCAAGGGCAAGCGGCAGGACATCGCCAACGACCCGCTCAACCTGCTCCCGGTCGACGGCCCCACGAACAGCTCCAAGGGCGACTCCGGCCCCGCGACCTGGCTGCCTCCGAGCAAGGCGATCCGCTGCTCCTACGCGGTCCGCTTCGCCCAGGTCTCCCTGAAGTACGAACTGCCCGTGACGAAGGCCGACAAGGAGATGATGCTGCGGCAGTGCGGCGGCTGA
- a CDS encoding SurA N-terminal domain-containing protein yields MHRRRRTALLLSAALAAAPLLTACGSDAHPGAAAVVGDQRITVAQLENRVSEVRDAQRAAVPDEAAYAQVIARSGTLPRDVLHTMVLDRVLHRAALDHGVSVTRKEVQEMRDGLEKQVGGAKALETSWLQQYGVPPQRLDDNLRLQLEAQKLATALGTDTGKPAFWDALAAASKKLDIDLNPRYGTWDARQSARTDAKAPWLREVTAPQQPA; encoded by the coding sequence TTGCACCGCCGCCGTCGTACCGCGCTCCTGCTCTCCGCCGCGCTCGCCGCGGCGCCCCTGCTCACCGCGTGCGGAAGCGACGCGCATCCGGGCGCGGCCGCCGTCGTCGGAGACCAGCGGATCACCGTCGCCCAGCTGGAGAACCGGGTGAGCGAGGTACGCGACGCCCAGCGCGCGGCCGTCCCCGACGAGGCCGCCTACGCCCAGGTCATCGCCCGGTCCGGCACCCTCCCACGCGACGTACTGCACACCATGGTCCTCGACCGGGTGCTGCACCGGGCCGCCCTCGACCACGGCGTGAGCGTCACCCGCAAGGAGGTCCAGGAGATGCGGGACGGCCTGGAGAAGCAGGTCGGCGGCGCGAAGGCGCTCGAGACGTCCTGGCTCCAGCAGTACGGCGTCCCGCCGCAGCGCCTCGACGACAACCTCCGCCTCCAGCTGGAGGCCCAGAAGCTCGCCACCGCGCTCGGCACCGACACCGGCAAGCCCGCCTTCTGGGACGCGCTGGCCGCGGCCTCCAAGAAGCTCGACATCGACCTCAACCCCCGCTACGGCACCTGGGACGCCCGCCAGAGCGCCCGCACGGACGCCAAG
- a CDS encoding Rv0909 family putative TA system antitoxin, with the protein MGIFDRFKSNRQAQDKARDMSDAAERKVNEKTGNKYESQIDDAQQRMERQAGMDRDKPDQS; encoded by the coding sequence ATGGGCATCTTCGACAGGTTCAAGAGCAACCGCCAGGCGCAGGACAAGGCCAGGGACATGTCCGACGCCGCGGAGCGAAAGGTCAACGAGAAGACGGGCAACAAGTACGAGAGCCAGATCGACGACGCTCAGCAGCGGATGGAGCGCCAGGCCGGCATGGACCGTGACAAGCCCGACCAGTCGTGA
- a CDS encoding glycoside hydrolase domain-containing protein — protein sequence MAGHRQSKKRRHLAWAVAGAAVVAGAGVAAQTSMAATTATWPAQKTYTGRAFDTCTAPSLSAMKAWHTGFYGAAAVYVGGRNRGCAQPNLTASWVKSVNSLGWKLIPIYVGAQPPCQTGSSPEKLTAATASSLGARDAADAVAKASALGMKAGSPIYLDMEPYTVTDKACNNAVLTYVRSFTKTLRAKTYRGGYYGFTSSSAKAVATAADRTDLPGNLWYALWDKKNTTTADWPWGASQYTDHSRGHQYLVNSKETHGGVTLTVDRDAWDAPVAIIG from the coding sequence ATGGCCGGTCATCGGCAGTCGAAGAAGCGCAGACACCTCGCCTGGGCGGTGGCCGGCGCGGCCGTCGTCGCCGGAGCCGGCGTCGCCGCCCAGACCTCCATGGCCGCCACCACCGCCACCTGGCCCGCCCAGAAGACGTACACCGGCCGCGCGTTCGACACCTGCACCGCGCCCTCGCTGTCCGCCATGAAGGCCTGGCACACCGGTTTCTACGGCGCCGCCGCCGTCTACGTGGGCGGCAGGAACCGCGGCTGCGCCCAGCCCAACCTCACGGCCTCCTGGGTGAAGTCGGTCAACTCCCTGGGCTGGAAGCTCATCCCGATCTACGTCGGCGCCCAGCCGCCCTGCCAGACCGGCTCCAGCCCCGAGAAGCTGACCGCCGCCACCGCCTCCTCCCTCGGCGCCCGCGACGCGGCGGACGCCGTCGCCAAGGCCTCCGCGCTCGGCATGAAGGCGGGCAGCCCGATCTACCTGGACATGGAGCCGTACACGGTCACGGACAAGGCGTGCAACAACGCCGTGCTGACGTATGTGCGGTCCTTCACGAAGACGCTGCGCGCCAAGACCTACCGGGGCGGCTACTACGGCTTCACCAGCTCCAGCGCCAAGGCCGTCGCCACCGCGGCGGACCGGACCGACCTGCCGGGCAACCTCTGGTACGCGCTGTGGGACAAGAAGAACACCACGACCGCGGACTGGCCGTGGGGCGCGAGCCAGTACACGGACCACAGCCGCGGCCACCAGTACCTGGTCAACAGCAAGGAGACGCACGGCGGCGTCACGCTCACCGTCGACCGGGACGCCTGGGACGCGCCGGTGGCCATCATCGGCTGA
- a CDS encoding serine/threonine-protein kinase: MSTLIGQGGMGQVWTAYDQRLDRRVAVKLLRPDKVAGHEADELRRRFVRECRVTAQVDHPGLVTVHDAGSEGEELFLVMQYVDGVDLSAHLAERESYPWPWAVAVAAQLCAVLSAVHAVPIVHRDLKPRNVMVKQDGTVTVLDLGVASVMDTDTTRLTHTGSPIGSPAYMAPEQAMGGAVGPYTDLYALGVLMHELLSGDVPFSGSTALGVLHRHLYEPPKPVRQTRPEVPEALEALVLRLLAKDPQHRPASAQEVYEALETLLPARGTPTGQPLDPTRPFLRPHAPWPDRARTPAPQPAPAAPAPPADEKADVARAVDEVKRLLGEGRITQAVDILGAILPVAAEQHGTHSPVVRTLRKQYAATLMDDGQYRRALPELRRLADERASEAGQADPQALRFRYDVAQCLEQLGEPAAALAEYRALLPYYENQYVSGDPVLAHDVRRRIGHLLLALGDRPAAHDTLARLLIDVERLHGPAHPLAAEVRRTLQWLGQVRG; this comes from the coding sequence CTGTCCACCCTCATCGGGCAGGGCGGCATGGGCCAGGTCTGGACGGCCTACGACCAGCGGCTCGACCGGCGCGTGGCGGTGAAGCTGCTGCGCCCCGACAAGGTGGCCGGGCATGAGGCGGACGAGCTGCGCCGCCGCTTCGTGCGCGAGTGCCGGGTGACCGCGCAGGTCGACCACCCCGGCCTGGTCACCGTGCACGACGCGGGCAGCGAGGGCGAGGAGCTGTTCCTCGTCATGCAGTACGTCGACGGCGTCGACCTCTCCGCCCACCTCGCCGAGCGGGAGTCGTACCCGTGGCCCTGGGCCGTCGCGGTCGCCGCGCAACTGTGCGCGGTGCTCAGCGCCGTGCACGCGGTGCCGATCGTCCACCGCGACCTCAAGCCGCGCAACGTGATGGTGAAGCAGGACGGCACCGTCACCGTCCTCGACCTCGGTGTCGCGTCCGTCATGGACACCGACACCACCCGCCTCACCCACACCGGCTCCCCGATCGGCTCGCCCGCCTACATGGCCCCCGAGCAGGCGATGGGCGGCGCCGTCGGCCCGTACACCGACCTGTACGCGCTCGGCGTCCTGATGCACGAACTGCTCAGCGGGGACGTGCCGTTCTCCGGCTCGACCGCGCTCGGCGTGCTGCACCGGCATCTGTACGAGCCGCCGAAGCCGGTGCGCCAGACCCGCCCCGAGGTCCCCGAGGCCCTGGAGGCGCTGGTCCTGCGCCTGCTCGCCAAGGACCCCCAGCACCGCCCGGCCTCCGCCCAGGAGGTCTACGAGGCCCTGGAGACGCTGCTGCCCGCGCGCGGCACACCCACCGGGCAACCCCTGGACCCCACCCGCCCGTTCCTGCGCCCCCACGCGCCCTGGCCGGACCGCGCCCGCACCCCCGCCCCCCAGCCCGCGCCCGCCGCCCCGGCACCGCCCGCCGACGAGAAGGCCGACGTCGCCCGCGCCGTCGACGAGGTCAAGCGGCTCCTCGGCGAGGGCCGGATCACCCAGGCCGTCGACATCCTCGGCGCGATCCTGCCCGTCGCGGCCGAGCAGCACGGCACCCACTCACCGGTCGTGCGCACCCTGCGCAAGCAGTACGCGGCCACGCTCATGGACGACGGCCAGTACCGGCGCGCCCTGCCCGAGCTGCGCCGCCTCGCCGACGAACGGGCCTCCGAGGCCGGCCAGGCCGACCCGCAGGCCCTGCGCTTCCGCTACGACGTCGCCCAGTGCCTGGAACAGCTCGGCGAACCGGCCGCCGCCCTCGCCGAGTACCGCGCGCTGCTGCCGTACTACGAGAACCAGTACGTCTCCGGCGACCCCGTGCTCGCCCACGACGTGCGCCGCCGCATCGGGCACCTCCTGCTCGCCCTCGGCGACCGGCCCGCCGCCCACGACACCCTCGCCCGGCTCCTGATCGACGTCGAGCGCCTGCACGGCCCCGCCCACCCGCTCGCCGCGGAGGTCCGCCGCACCCTGCAGTGGCTGGGCCAGGTCCGCGGCTAG
- a CDS encoding SCO6745 family protein: MGAVVVDGRAEQGGGMDAGRVRQLWHLLEPLHAVLYYAPEVFEEAAGLGYATDERWPSYFPFRAAPLGSAGAERVASAFYSFSPRMVAEHIDPAWKTASPEAVLRARERGMDRAYRAVFGDRVDGPEQAELVALVRRAAEAADTAGRPLAAANAALDWPDAPHLQLWHAATILREHRGDGHIAALMVAGLDPVESLVSFAAIGAASVERFESRGWSPEEWTAARERLTARGLVGADGVATDAGRALRRSVEEDTDRLAAAPWRALTAAEVDRLVELLGGFWVVVLSSGLLPSETTLGIGKI; this comes from the coding sequence ATGGGGGCGGTCGTGGTGGATGGCCGGGCGGAGCAGGGCGGCGGTATGGACGCGGGGCGGGTACGGCAGCTCTGGCATCTGCTGGAACCGCTGCACGCGGTGCTGTACTACGCGCCCGAGGTGTTCGAGGAGGCGGCCGGGCTCGGGTACGCGACCGACGAGCGCTGGCCGAGCTACTTCCCGTTCCGGGCCGCGCCCTTGGGGTCCGCCGGCGCGGAGCGTGTCGCGTCCGCGTTCTACAGCTTCAGCCCGCGCATGGTCGCCGAGCACATCGATCCCGCGTGGAAGACCGCGAGCCCGGAGGCGGTCCTGCGGGCGCGGGAGCGCGGGATGGACCGGGCCTACCGCGCGGTGTTCGGCGACCGGGTGGACGGTCCCGAGCAGGCCGAACTCGTCGCCCTGGTCCGGCGCGCGGCCGAGGCGGCCGACACCGCGGGCCGCCCGCTCGCCGCGGCCAACGCCGCCCTGGACTGGCCGGACGCCCCGCATCTCCAGCTCTGGCACGCGGCGACGATCCTGCGCGAGCACCGCGGAGACGGGCACATAGCCGCCCTCATGGTGGCCGGTCTGGACCCCGTCGAGTCGCTCGTGTCCTTCGCCGCGATAGGCGCCGCGTCCGTGGAGCGCTTCGAGAGCAGGGGCTGGAGCCCCGAGGAGTGGACGGCGGCGCGCGAGCGTCTGACGGCCCGGGGCCTGGTCGGCGCCGACGGGGTGGCCACGGACGCGGGCCGCGCGCTGCGCCGCTCCGTGGAGGAGGACACCGACCGGCTGGCCGCCGCGCCCTGGCGGGCGCTCACCGCCGCCGAGGTCGACCGGCTCGTGGAACTGCTCGGCGGGTTCTGGGTGGTGGTGCTGTCGTCGGGGCTGCTGCCCTCGGAGACGACGCTGGGGATCGGGAAGATCTGA
- a CDS encoding TetR/AcrR family transcriptional regulator, whose amino-acid sequence MPQQTSSRRPYHHGDLRRAVLTAALDVIATDGPSALSLRDLARRAGVSHAAPAHHFKDRTGLLTAIAAEGFGLLSAALGEAADLRDAGVRYVRFAREHPAHFQVMFTPGLLRTDDLELATARALAGEALRGAVSGVRPEDLGIDARMAGVAAWSLAHGFATLLLSHNLDGPVGDQDPEEVFRALAATLFRR is encoded by the coding sequence ATGCCGCAGCAGACCTCTTCACGCCGCCCGTACCACCACGGCGATCTGCGCCGGGCCGTCCTGACCGCCGCGCTCGACGTCATCGCCACCGACGGCCCGTCCGCGCTCAGCCTGCGCGACCTCGCCCGCCGCGCCGGTGTCTCGCACGCCGCGCCTGCCCATCACTTCAAGGACCGCACCGGACTGCTCACGGCGATCGCCGCCGAGGGGTTCGGGCTGTTGTCGGCCGCGCTCGGCGAGGCGGCCGACCTGAGGGACGCGGGCGTGCGCTACGTCCGCTTCGCCCGTGAACACCCCGCCCACTTCCAGGTGATGTTCACGCCCGGACTGCTGCGCACCGACGACCTGGAACTGGCCACGGCCCGCGCCCTCGCCGGAGAGGCCCTGCGCGGCGCCGTCTCCGGCGTACGCCCCGAGGACCTCGGCATCGACGCCCGCATGGCCGGGGTCGCCGCGTGGTCCCTGGCCCACGGCTTCGCCACGCTGCTCCTGAGCCACAACCTGGACGGCCCGGTCGGCGACCAGGACCCCGAGGAGGTCTTCCGGGCCCTGGCGGCGACGCTGTTCCGACGGTGA
- a CDS encoding N-acetyltransferase has product METKVWSLAERPERTRAVLGMADSWPELVLHDLVGNSHYGRIPAEFPEYVLFAEDERGEVVAHAFSVPFALHTEGRGTLPARGWDQVLAWAFSDLRNGTPPDTVSAVSVVVHPHVQGAGLSARMLGAMRDNARAHGFTEVVAPVRPSAKHLEPRTPVEEYVRRVRPDGLPYDPWLRVHVRAGATVDSVAPASMTVVGSLEMWRGWTGLPFDTAGDVDVEGALVPVRCEPEKDLAVYVEPNVWMRHPL; this is encoded by the coding sequence GTGGAGACGAAGGTGTGGAGTCTGGCCGAGCGGCCCGAGCGGACCCGGGCGGTGCTCGGCATGGCGGACAGCTGGCCGGAGCTCGTCCTGCACGACCTCGTGGGGAACAGCCACTACGGCCGCATCCCCGCCGAGTTCCCCGAGTACGTGCTGTTCGCCGAGGACGAGCGGGGCGAGGTCGTCGCCCACGCCTTCAGCGTGCCGTTCGCGCTGCACACCGAGGGGCGCGGCACCCTCCCCGCCCGTGGCTGGGACCAGGTGCTGGCCTGGGCCTTCTCCGACCTGCGCAACGGCACCCCGCCCGACACGGTCAGCGCCGTCTCCGTCGTCGTCCACCCGCACGTCCAGGGCGCCGGCCTGTCCGCCCGGATGCTCGGCGCGATGCGGGACAACGCCCGCGCGCACGGCTTCACCGAGGTCGTCGCGCCGGTCCGGCCCAGCGCCAAGCACCTCGAACCGCGCACCCCCGTCGAGGAGTACGTCCGCCGCGTGCGCCCCGACGGGCTGCCGTACGACCCGTGGCTGCGGGTCCACGTCCGCGCCGGAGCCACCGTCGACTCCGTCGCCCCGGCGTCGATGACCGTCGTCGGCTCGCTGGAGATGTGGCGCGGCTGGACCGGGCTGCCCTTCGACACCGCGGGGGACGTCGACGTGGAGGGGGCGCTGGTGCCGGTGCGCTGCGAGCCCGAGAAGGACCTGGCGGTGTACGTCGAACCCAACGTGTGGATGCGCCACCCGCTGTGA